Part of the Podospora pseudopauciseta strain CBS 411.78 chromosome 7 map unlocalized CBS411.78m_7.2, whole genome shotgun sequence genome, CTTTGTTTTTTTCACCCTTTTTTcaccccttttcttttgtttttcccTTGGTGGTGTGGCCCGTGCGTTAACCCCAACTTTCCGCGTTAACCCCATCTCTGCGTACACCGCGAACACGACGTCGGCGGACGATAGAAAAGACGGATTTGGTATTGCAGTAAGGGAGCAAACTATGGGAGCCAGATGGAAGTGCTATGGTGCCAAGACGAGCGAGCACATcgcaggatgcaatgtgctaggagtgatcgggCTCATAGTTGGACGAGCACTTGAATGAAAGGAAAGATATATATACGAAGGAACTAGATAGCTTGTAGCTAGTTCCGGAGTATGCAATCACAGCTTGTATTCACGGCATCTTGTGCTTACATTGTGTGACGATCCCctgtccagaacctctgaaagggaaaCCGGTTGAAGGCGAACTACTAGATAATGgatcggtgcagctaaacagtgcacaacaagatgtctcaatgtaaaaACTCAggataccgtgaatacaaggtgattgcatactgcggaaccATCTACAAGCTATCTAGTTCCTTGatatatataggcctaatGCCAAGACCTGGATCATTCTGTTTCTTTGTGGATCATGACTGACTCCCAAGGATCATTCATGATCTCCTCATGCCCTGGATGATCCACTTCCTATTGGTCTATTCTCCTCTCCTCTGATTGGTCACCGCGTCTCTGCTTCCCAATTTGTTGTTCTTTTCAGGTGTCCACATCATATTCGTAAcacattgagacatcttgttgtgcactgcTTAGCTGCACCGATCCATTATCTAGAAGTTCGCCTTCAACCGGTTTCCCTTTCAAAGGTTCTGGACAGAGGATCGTCACAACAAGGGATCGTCACATTTTGGCAAACCAGTAAGAACCTCTGGAAGAATCCTCAACTTTAGAGGTCTCTGAAACTACCTGAACAGAGATTGAGGATGAAAAACTTCTGAAAGAACCTCTGAAAGCTTCAAGCCACAACGCCCATAACGCCCACAGGTGCGAAGAAAAGAACCTTCTATCACCGCGCACTGGCCAACACGCTCAGCCATATTAGGTAAGATAAGATAGGATGCAGCATTCGATTACGCCGACACATGAAACAAAAACCCATTCTAACTACTCCACTTAGCTACGGTGGCCAGAGACTTTAGTGTGTATGGATGCTCGTCGCCAAGCACTCGCTGCTGAGCTTGAGCACAGTTCTTCATCAGTGCTAAAGCGTCTGCGTGTCGTCCTTGGCTTTTCCAAGTAAAAGCGAGGTTAGCCATGCTCGTCAGCGTATTTGGGtgatcggccccaagcttggtcttgcttgtctccaccacctgcacctccagcttctcggcctcctcccaccggccctggttGCTATATGTCGACGCTaggttggccatgctcgCCAGCGTAGAAGGGtgatcggccccaagcttTATCTTActcgtctccatcacctgcacgttcagcttctcggcctcctcccaccggccctggttGCTATATGTCGACGCTAAGTTGGCCATGCTCGCCAGCGTAGAAGGGtgatcggccccaagcttggtcttccgagtctccatcacctgcacaaacagcttctcggcctcctcccaccggccctggttCCAAAATGTCGACGCTaggttggccatgctcgACAGCGTATCTGGGtgatcggccccaagcttggtcttgctcgtctccatcacctgcacctccagcttctcggcctcctcccaccggccctggttGCTATATGTCGACGCTaggttggccatgctcgTTAGCGTAGAAGGGTGATCGGTcccaagcttggtcttccgagcctccatcacctgcacaaacagcttctcggcctcctcccaccggccctggttCCAAAATGTCGACGCTaggttggccatgctcgACAGCGTATCTGGGtgatcggccccaagcttggtcttgctcgtctccatcacctgcacctccagcttctcggcctcctcccaccggccctggttGCTATATGTCGACGCTaggttggccatgctcgCCAGCGTAGAAGGGtgatcggccccaagcttggtcttccgagtctccatcacctgcacaaacagcttctcggcctcctcccaccggccctggttCCTATATGTCGACGCTaggttggccatgctcgTTAGCGTAGAAGGGTGGtcggccccaagcttggtctcccgagtctccatcacctgcacgttcagcttctcggcctcctcccaccggccctggttGCTATATGTCGACGCTaggttggccatgctcgCCAGCGTAGAAGGGtgatcggccccaagcttggtcttccgagtctccatcacctgcacaaacagcttctcggcctcctcccaccggccctggttCCTATATGTCGACGCTaggttggccatgctcgTCAGCGTATCTGGGTGATCGGTcccaagcttggtcttccgagtctccatcacctgcacaaacagcttctcggcctcctcccaccggccctggttCCAAAATGTCGACGCTaggttggccatgctcgTTAGCGTAGAAGGGtgatcggccccaagcttggtcttccgagtctccatcacctgcacgttcagcttctcggcctcctcccaccggcctTGGTTGCTATATGTCGACGCTaggttggccatgctcgTCAGCGTATCTGGGTGATCGGTCCCAAGATTGGTCTTGCTtgtctccatcacctgcacctccagcttctcggcctcctcccaccggccctggttCCTATATGTCGACGCTaggttggccatgctcgTCAGCGTATCTGGGTGATCGGTcccaagcttggtcttgcttgtctccatcacctgcacctccagcttctcggcctcctcccaccggccctggttCCTATATGTCGACGCTaggttggccatgctcgCCAGCGTAGAAGGGtgatcggccccaagcttAGTCTTCCGagcctccatcacctgcacgttcagcttctcggcctcctcccaccggcctTCGTCGTAATATATTTTTCCTATCGTCGCCCCGATGAAACTTGGATATCTCAAAAAATACTCCCGTTCCTGGACATTATCCCCATCAATATCTGGCAAGTGTCCAACTAGATGTCGACGGAACTCAGGCTGTTCCTCCTCGATGTTCTGATAGCACGCTGCCAAAACAAATACCATATACCACTGCCGCCATGGCCAGCTTCGGTGGCTTAGCATTGCCCGCCACCGAACCAGGCCATGCATAGTCACGCCAGCCCACCCCTGGTCGACTCGCTGCAATAAGCTATAACGGAGCAGTAGACGGCAGCCCTGCTGATATCGAAAATCATCCCATTTGTCTCCAGCGAGTGGAAGGAATTGCTGCAGTTCAAAGGGCATCCTTTcgctctcctcttcccccatATTAGCCTTGACTTTTTCCATGCCAAGACTGGCCAGACGAAACATCTCATCCTGGATAATACCACCCTTAAAATGTGCAAGAAACGTCAGCAATACATCAGGTCGCAGGCCTTTATTTTCCATCGCGATTTTCTCGAGCGTGGTGTCCCATACTGTCCACACCGTCTTGTCCGTCGCCAATAACCCTCTAAAAAAGTCCATCTGGAGGAGCTCGTCGCGGTGCCTCTCATAGTCCGCGAGGTATCGCTGCAAAGCCTTGTCAGAAGGAGAATGGCTACCGATATAGGCGCCAGCAATATCAATGGCAAGTGCTAAGAATTCCAGCTTTTTCACCACCCTATCACAGTCGTCTTTGATGCCCCCAGGGGCCAGCTCTTCGTCGAGTTGCAGATGTCGGAGGAGAAGCGCCCTCCCTTCCGGTGGCGACATGTCGCCAACACGGACCAATTCGCAGGTCCCGCCGACTAACTTGGTACTTTGCTCGTCTCGGCTGGTAATAATAACCCTTCCTCGGTTTCCCCTCGGCATGACCTTCTGGATACCCCAGCTAACGTCGTCGGCATTGTCCACAATCAATAGCCATTCGTCATCCGCCTCACTTCGCTCGCAAAGCCATCTAAGTACTGCCCGGACCCCTGCATCCGTAATAATCGATCCTTGGTTTTCGCCGCCCTCCACGGTGAGTCCCAGCTCCGCAGCACATATCTTGAAACTAGATCGTACTCTCTCCTCGTCCGTCGCGTCTATCCAGAGAATCGGGTTGTAATCATGTTTGTGCTTCTCGGCATAGTCCAGCGCTAGCTGCGACTTACCAACACCGCCCAATCCGTAAACAGAGACTGCATATGGGACGCTTGCTTTTTCATGCCTTATATGCAACTTCTGCTCGAGTTCCGCCGATAGTCCGACCCGCTCCGTATAGGTACCTACCCTCCCGAGCGGTACAGCGTAGTGATGCTTCACCGGCCGAGCGGAGGCTCTGATTGATTCGGTAAGTTTCGAAAGTATTGACTGATAGCTTTCGTTCTTAGACGCAAATTTGTTGAGCCCATAGTGATCGACCGATAGCCCAATGTTTCGAACATTCCGGCCCTCATATGTGGCGGATTGCTCATGGACACACTGTGTCTGCTATTAGCGCTCCATCCATGCTAGCATCCGACATACTTACAAATCGCTCTAGCCGAACGAACCATAGCCGAAGAATACGTGTCGGCCGCTTTTCAAAGAAGTTAAACACACGCAAATCGTGTGGAGCCACCGCCATAAAATCCTTATGCAAGTCGTATAGCGAAAATGAATCATACTCCAAATCGGCCAGGATTGACGGGTTCGACCCGAGAGGCTGGAGGCCCTTTGCCGCAAGCCAACCCCATAGGCCGAAACTGGTCCCGCGATGCGGCGTACCCAGGAAGATAATTGTTTGAGCATGCTCCGCGACGTGGCCAAAGTCTCGACTAGCTCGGGCTTGAACAAGTGCCTTCTAGAAGTTAGGCGCGTCGTTATCACAAGTGGTTTCTAGCTTACCCGTTTAACCACGAGCCCCCCAAAACTATGTGCTACAAAGATCAAGCTCCGGCTTTGCTCCTAGAGTTGGAGCGCGTTAGCAGTGCCCCAAGAGTCGAGTCCAAAGCTGGGTCTATCTTCACACCCACCCTCTCGGACATCCGGATCCCTCCAATATGCTCAAGCAGTTCATTCCCAAGGTTTGTCAACCGTGTGTGCACCGCATCCCTCTTCCAGTATGAATCGTAGTTGTAAAAGAATAGGCGGACATCTCTGCTGACCGCCGGAAGGAGGTCACTAGGGAGAAAGTCGCTGACCCAGTTCACAAACTGTTCGTTGTCCGTCGCCGCTTCTTCAGGTATATCGGCCGTCGTCGCTTGTCTCGTCGCATGTTTCGTCGCCCGCCATGTCGAGTCGGGGTTGGACCCTAGGCCGTGTACAAAGATAATACTGCCTCTGTCAGAAAGCTTCACTCGTAGTAGCGCTAGAGGTGCTTACTCAATCCCGTCCGCCCTCGTCGGTAAACCACTGGCGCACGCTGGAACGAGCTCAAATCTTGATTTCGGAGCTTGGTCGGAGTTGAGTCGGCTGGGGATGCTCTTCGTGGCCTGGTAGTAGAGGACTGCAATCGAGAGCAGGAAGATGACCAGGTATATAGCTAGGCCCATCGCGGCTCGGCTAGCTTCGTCCTATGGGCCGGTACCCATGCGGTCGCGGTGGGGATGACGGGTGTGAGGAGTGTAGTGGTGCTAGCACTAGGCTTGTAACAATAGGCAAATATGGTTTAATTTCAACTCATAAAAAGGTCCTCGGTGGTCACAGGCCGTGTCACTTCTCTTTTATGCTTCACAGAGTGGTTCTGGGTGAGCGGGGTAGGGCCGATACAAAATGATATATAGGGCGAAATACAGGCCAATGAACATCTTCGTTTGGTCAAACAGAGGCGGCTGTGTGGCAAGTCGTTACGGATCCAATCAGATGAAGGCCTGCAATATGCACAGCCCCGCGGATCTGTGGTTTGGTGAAATTCCCCTCACAAAGACGCCCTTGGACATGTCCGCCGCTCAGCTTAACCGTCAAAAATACCAAATGTCTAGTTATTCCCATATTCCTTTccctccatcctccgctCCGAACAGAGATCGTCTCAGCCCTTACGATGAAGTGACTGTTCAGAATGCGCAATCCGAGCCAGATAATAAGGCGGGGCCTATAACGCATGTTCCAGGAGAGCCCGCTGTCAGACTAATCCCCGACCAAGTCCGCATTCATATCTCGAGTCACCTGGATACTCCGCTCCTCGATGAGCTTTACGAACATCTCTGGCTTATTGCGAGGAAATGCGGTCGAAACATCGACCCGCTCCATACACAAAAGGTCAAAGGTCGAAGCATTGTCCCTACCGAGGATCCTAGACTCCATCTCACCTGGCACCGGGACAGGATCTATATAAAGCCTGTTCCAGTCTTCCTTCTCAACTATCAATTTTGGACAACATATCTACAGACCGCGACGCAGAACTCATCTTGTGGGATGCCCGAAGAGTTGGGCTTCGACAGCTCGATTGCGACTGGATTCTTGCGGACATATGCTTTGCTCGTGCCGCACCGTCTGGATTTCGAATTAGCGAAAGAGGCCCACCTTATCCCTGGCGACGTGGAGAACTGGCTTCAATGGTCGAAATTCATCAGCCATTTCTATCACCTCTCTGATGAGAACGTTGCGAGGCGATATCACTACGGACAGCTGCGCCTCTCGTGGCTGAACTGGGCCGTCCGCATGTTCCGCCCACAGCACGCGCGAACTTGGTGGTTCTACGAGGTCCCGCATTGGTCTATCACCGCTTTTATGTCGAGAGCGACCGTACCTCTACTGTTCTTGTTTGCCGGTATATCCCTCGCTCTGTCATCAATGCAAGTTGCACTCTCGGTGCCGACAGACGACCCGTGGTTTCATGGACTAGGAGAGTCTAAATTACAAAATATCGGCCGGGCGTTCTGGGTATTCTCTATTGCTGTAATACTGGGTTGGGCAGCTATAGGGGCCCTCTTACTCGGCATTCCAACTGCTATCCTGGTGTGGCAAGTTTCATGGGGGTTTATGAGAGAGAAGAGACGACGGGCGGGCACTTCTGCGGGGTAAAATTCTTTATGGATGCAGAATGTAATGGTCTTAAGGTAGTGTATTACAACGAGCTGGGCCATCTCTACGAGTACACTGAGCTTGgagaagaaaataaaaggagAAGATTTGACATTATGAGCATTTAATATTTCACGAAGGACAAGGCTACTAATAGTAGATTATTATATGATCGTTGATTTTAGGGTgtagaaagaaaggaaaaaatgGCCTAACGACCGATAACTGGgaaggtatataaataagtgATTGCTTTGTCTGGTTAAAACTTTGTAGAACCTCTGTAAATTCGTCGTTCTCTGCTTCCTGTAGCTATCCTTTTAGCGTTCGGGGCGGGCCAGCCTTGTCCGAATTCTCATGGTAAAACCGCCGTAAAAGGTTTGGTGAATATTTGAAGTCGCTTGCCGGGTTCTATTCCGTGTCCGGTGTAACGGGCTGAGCCCTGGCATAGACCTCGGCAACCCTCGGCCCTAATGAAGCTATTCCTAGAACGCGCAGACCACTATTCCAGAACCCTTCTATCATCGCGCACTGGCCAACACGCCCAGCCATATCAGAGGCTCATGTTGTCAaaccttctctttctcttttcttttcttctctaaGTTCAGTGTACTCGTAGAGTGGCCTAGCTAGTTGCAATACACTGCCTTGAGGCCGTTACATCCGGGTCCTAGCCTTTCCACTGAGCTTGGTACTACGATTTCCCGTGGTGGGTACGGCTGGCGAGGATCTTTGAGGCTTTATACTCGGATCTACCAGTAGATTTCATTGGCTCTCCTGGCGGGTTTTCTGACGCTTTGCTTGAGCTGCCTGTCGCGGTGGAGATTTGACGATAGTGTCCTTGGCAAAGTTCACGCACCCTCTGATCAGTTGGGTAAACTTCTGAGCGTCTTCTTGGGTCTTGCGTTCACTT contains:
- a CDS encoding uncharacterized protein (COG:S; EggNog:ENOG503NX9U) — protein: MGLAIYLVIFLLSIAVLYYQATKSIPSRLNSDQAPKSRFELVPACASGLPTRADGIDIIFVHGLGSNPDSTWRATKHATRQATTADIPEEAATDNEQFVNWVSDFLPSDLLPAVSRDVRLFFYNYDSYWKRDAVHTRLTNLGNELLEHIGGIRMSEREQSRSLIFVAHSFGGLVVKRALVQARASRDFGHVAEHAQTIIFLGTPHRGTSFGLWGWLAAKGLQPLGSNPSILADLEYDSFSLYDLHKDFMAVAPHDLRVFNFFEKRPTRILRLWFVRLERFCVHEQSATYEGRNVRNIGLSVDHYGLNKFASKNESYQSILSKLTESIRASARPVKHHYAVPLGRVGTYTERVGLSAELEQKLHIRHEKASVPYAVSVYGLGGVGKSQLALDYAEKHKHDYNPILWIDATDEERVRSSFKICAAELGLTVEGGENQGSIITDAGVRAVLRWLCERSEADDEWLLIVDNADDVSWGIQKVMPRGNRGRVIITSRDEQSTKLVGGTCELVRVGDMSPPEGRALLLRHLQLDEELAPGGIKDDCDRVVKKLEFLALAIDIAGAYIGSHSPSDKALQRYLADYERHRDELLQMDFFRGLLATDKTVWTVWDTTLEKIAMENKGLRPDVLLTFLAHFKGGIIQDEMFRLASLGMEKVKANMGEEESERMPFELQQFLPLAGDKWDDFRYQQGCRLLLRYSLLQRVDQGWAGVTMHGLVRWRAMLSHRSWPWRQWYMVFVLAACYQNIEEEQPEFRRHLVGHLPDIDGDNVQEREYFLRYPSFIGATIGKIYYDEGRWEEAEKLNVQVMEARKTKLGADHPSTLASMANLASTYRNQGRWEEAEKLEVQVMETSKTKLGTDHPDTLTSMANLASTYRNQGRWEEAEKLEVQVMETSKTNLGTDHPDTLTSMANLASTYSNQGRWEEAEKLNVQVMETRKTKLGADHPSTLTSMANLASTFWNQGRWEEAEKLFVQVMETRKTKLGTDHPDTLTSMANLASTYRNQGRWEEAEKLFVQVMETRKTKLGADHPSTLASMANLASTYSNQGRWEEAEKLNVQVMETRETKLGADHPSTLTSMANLASTYRNQGRWEEAEKLFVQVMETRKTKLGADHPSTLASMANLASTYSNQGRWEEAEKLEVQVMETSKTKLGADHPDTLSSMANLASTFWNQGRWEEAEKLFVQVMEARKTKLGTDHPSTLTSMANLASTYSNQGRWEEAEKLEVQVMETSKTKLGADHPDTLSSMANLASTFWNQGRWEEAEKLFVQVMETRKTKLGADHPSTLASMANLASTYSNQGRWEEAEKLNVQVMETSKIKLGADHPSTLASMANLASTYSNQGRWEEAEKLEVQVVETSKTKLGADHPNTLTSMANLAFTWKSQGRHADALALMKNCAQAQQRVLGDEHPYTLKSLATVAKWSS
- a CDS encoding uncharacterized protein (EggNog:ENOG503P2CP) yields the protein MKACNMHSPADLWFGEIPLTKTPLDMSAAQLNRQKYQMSSYSHIPFPPSSAPNRDRLSPYDEVTVQNAQSEPDNKAGPITHVPGEPAVRLIPDQVRIHISSHLDTPLLDELYEHLWLIARKCGRNIDPLHTQKVKGRSIVPTEDPRLHLTWHRDRIYIKPVPVFLLNYQFWTTYLQTATQNSSCGMPEELGFDSSIATGFLRTYALLVPHRLDFELAKEAHLIPGDVENWLQWSKFISHFYHLSDENVARRYHYGQLRLSWLNWAVRMFRPQHARTWWFYEVPHWSITAFMSRATVPLLFLFAGISLALSSMQVALSVPTDDPWFHGLGESKLQNIGRAFWVFSIAVILGWAAIGALLLGIPTAILVWQVSWGFMREKRRRAGTSAG